One region of Peromyscus eremicus chromosome 4, PerEre_H2_v1, whole genome shotgun sequence genomic DNA includes:
- the LOC131908463 gene encoding olfactory receptor 4F3/4F16/4F29-like gives MDGGNHSVVSEFLLLGLTNSWRIQILLFLFFTVFYVASMLGNLLIVLTIISDHHLHSPMYFLLANLSFIDTGVSSIATPKMIYDLFRKHKVISLNGCITQMFFIHTVGGTEMVLLIVMAYDRYIAICKPLHYLTIMSLRMCIFLLALAWIIGLIHSVAQLAFVVNLPFCGANKMDSFYCDFPRFIKLACTDTYRLEFLVTANSGFISMATFFILVVSYIFILVTVRKHSSGASSKALSTLSAHITVVVFFFGPCIIVYVWPFPTLPIDKFLAIFDAIITPFMNPVIYTLRNKEMKVAMRRLFIRALSFKNSFIGSPRDSD, from the coding sequence ATGGATGGAGGAAATCACTCTGTGGTATCAGAATTTTTGTTGCTGGGTCTCACCAATTCATGGAGAATTCAGATTCTCCTTTTTCTGTTCTTCACAGTATTTTATGTAGCAAGCATGCTGGGAAATCTTCTCATTGTGCTCACAATCATCTCAGACCATCACCTGCACTCCCCCATGTACTTCCTGCTGGCAAACCTCTCCTTCATAGACACAGGTGTGTCCAGCATTGCTACTCCAAAGATGATTTATGACCTCTTCAGGAAGCACAAAGTCATCTCCCTGAATGGGTGCATCACTCAGATGTTCTTCATTCACACTGTCGGAGGAACAGAGATGGTGCTGCTCATAGTCATGGCCTATGACCGGTACATTGCTATCTGTAAGCCCCTCCACTACCTCACCATCATGAGTCTAAGAATGTGCATTTTTCTTTTGGCTCTGGCTTGGATCATTGGCCTTATCCATTCTGTGGCCCAACTGGCTTTTGTTGTAAATTTACCCTTCTGTGGAGCTAATAAAATGGATAGCTTTTATTGTGATTTTCCTCGGTTCATCAAACTTGCAtgtacagacacatacagactGGAGTTCCTGGTCACTGCCAACAGTGGTTTCATCTCCATGGCCACCTTCTTCATCCTGGTTGTGTCTTACATCTTCATCCTGGTCACAGTTCGTAAACATTCCTCGGGTGCTTCCTCCAAGGCCCTCTCCACTCTCTCAGCTCACATCACTGTGGTGGTTTTCTTCTTTGGTCCTTGTATTATTGTCTATGTGTGGCCTTTCCCTACGTTACCCATAGATAAATTTTTAGCAATTTTTGATGCTATTATCACTCCTTTTATGAATCCTGTCATCTATACACTTAGAAATAAGGAGATGAAGGTTGCAATGAGGAGACTCTTTATTAGGGCTTTAAGTTTCAAAAATTCTTTCATTGGGAGTCCAAGAGATTCAGATTAA